The genomic region GCTCTTCATTTACTGTGGGAATATTGGATGAGGAATCCTGCAATCCTGCAGTATCCATCACGGCAGAACCTTGTCATGTCATGGCCGTCACATTAGAGTCTCATAATGTCATGGGTGTCCCGCCAGAGTCTCAGCATGTCATGGCCACCTAGACAGAGCTCTTTTCACAGCATGGGTGCCACGCAAGAGTCTCATCACACCATAGCCGCCACGCCAGAGTCTTGTCACACCATGGCCACAATGCCAGAGTGTTGTCACATCATGGCCACAATGCCAAAGTCACGACATGGCCGCCACACCAAAATCTCCGCATGTCATTCATTACCAACACACCTCAAGCACTtcaagtttatttattattatacaagaattttttggggggtgggggCTATACATACTGGGCTCCCACGGCTGTGGAGATTGGTATGCCATGGATCTCCTTGATCACTGGATCAATCCTAGGACAAAGGAGGAGACTAATGGCTAGTGTGATGGATCCACAGCTGAGGTCAGTGTAATTGGTTGGAATACTGAGCCCGGTCGTCTCTGCGCTGCCAAGACCGGTGGTCTCAGAGTTACTCAGGGTCACTATTGTCATCTGCATTGTCTGTGTCTCTATGTGCTCTGTTTTAGTTTTGCTGTGGTGTCCAGCACCAACAGTGCCATCAAGGTTCCATGGTTTTGAGCTCCACCTGCTTTTCCGTGGTGGTCTTCTGCTCTGCCAGGGTGTGCTTCAGTCCTGTCTACTCTGTGGTGGTCTTCTGCTCCTGCAGCTTCAGCTTCACCAGCTCCTTTCTGGTCACTGCCAACTCTGCCCTGGCCCTGGTGTCCCGAACTTCCAACTTTTTTCACTATTCTCAATTCCGCAAGCCCTCCATCCCTCCTCCTGCTCGGCCTCTGCTCCACTACCCTCCTGGACTATTTAATCCCAGAGTCTTCATCTGTAATTTTTCGTTTGTTAACATTGGTTCCTGgtatttaatacatttgttttcATTGTTCTTCTGTGTCAAGCATCTTTTGTGGACTATCAAGTCAAGTCTGCATGTGACAGTAGTAGGCTGGACCTCTGAAATACTGAAATCATTTGGGGAAGTGAGATGGAACTGCAATGCACTCAAGACCTGCCTGGAACTACTTTAGCTGTGCAATTACTAGAAAAAGAATTTCACACCTTACGTTCATCAGCAAATCAGAATCAAGCATTCAACATCTCCatgatataatataattcaGATAAATTATGGCAAATCATGATGCATTACAATTTACTGATGCGTTTCAATTTACATGCATTTTAGATTTACTCACCTTGAGATGTCAAATAATGTAGATTATCATTCCCTAACCAGAACTCTCCATTAGATGACTTCATGTCACCAAATCCTGTTTTGTAATCATTCCaatctctaaaaaaaaaaaaaaaaaaatcatgtttaattCATTAAACAGCACACATCTCTTTTACAACAATGAACTTTACCATACCGGTCAAATGACTGATTGCCATCAGAGCGTCTCTGGAAGACTGTCCATCCACCCCCATCTGTCATATCGCAGTATACTTTGATCTGGGTTGGACTAAGCAGTGGTTTAATCATGTAAAATCCACTCTGCCTGCTGAAATTTTTGAAGATCTGTGCACAGTCTGTATATGGCAGATTGATTTTTGTTAGTATTGATTTGTGCCATTATAATCAGACAAATACAACATATTTACACAGGGACAGTGAATACCATatcttaataaaataatatagagCCTTGACCCTTGTACTGTTTGTCTCCCATGTCATAAATTGAGCCCCCTTTTAGGGTATGTTCATTCATCTGGTTGAGGTTCATTAATCGTTGAATAAGTTGCTGTTGCTTTGAATGGCGAACTTCCAAATTTTTCAACTCCACTCGAAGACGTTCCGTCTCATCTTGACATTCGTCAAGTACCTAAATGCAAGATACACAGAATGACGGCTGTACATTcctcataaaataaacaatCTTGAATTTACCTGTAACTAAAGGTCATTTCAACACACTAAAGTAGCAAAATAAATTGTAACACTTACAGAGTCTGACAAATCCAGAGTACAAAGCATCCAAATGATGAAAAAAACTGACATCGTAGATGTACTCATTTAAAGACAGAAGGTCATACACCAAGTGATCTTGTTTTCAGTTCAGTTTATGCACTAAAGAACAAAGATAGATTCAACAGCTTGTATAAATGCTCCTGAGGTCTGTTCTGGTGCCTGACAAAATTTCCTGTGGTTGGAAGTGCACCACTTTGAGCTGAGTCACTGTGGATCAAAACAGATGTGCAGATAACTACAAACAGCTCCCAAAAACATTCAGTAATAAACCTGTTTCGttaaagtgaaaattatgaGCTGTTTGACCTTTAATTTGTTCAAGTAAAATGTGAACAAATTAATGacattccattaaaaaagttattttaaatgaaaaatcagAATATCGTGTAACTTCTTAACAATCATGATTAAAGAATGCTTGATCCACAGGTGCGGATACCTGATTTGATACACCCATAAAGACGAAATGGGAAAAACATGTGTGAAGCAAAACTGATCCTAGAGAGAGCAgtgtttcacccaaaaataaacctTTTGTGCTGATGGTACACAGTACAAAACATAAATGCTAATCTGCTTTTCCCCACCCATGCACCTTCATTATGCTGCAAACGTTAATCATGCATATTATCACAGGTAACTAATAAGTCATAAACTGAACAGTATGAAGAATAAAAGGAACAACGCTTAATGACATATCATTTCACATTTATGAATCCAGTTATAGAGAAACCATCATTTGCAGAGGTACtgtaaacaaaagacaattcaGATTGAGTTGAACTGCAAAATTACACACATCATATTCTGAAAATTCATTACTTTAAATACAACATACCAGCAATGAGGCTAAAAGATGTCTAGCCTTTATTGAAGGAAAACTTTATATGATTACCcgtattatatattaaataaaaaagtaaaaattaaacagtCTTATGAAAATAATGCTAACTTTTTTCATAACAAAATTTACATATTTAACACAATCCCAGAAAGAGACACCtacattatacattacaaaaatACTCATTGGCATCACCAAGAAtttcaaaaaaatcaatttCCTTATAGAAAAAGGCaacacttattcaaatgaaagggttagttcacccaaaactgaagtctgtcattaattatttaccCTCATGCCCTTCCATAGAAGACTGACACAGACGTGAacaaattgttgaataaattcgctattgtttgtttttgtgcacaaaaagtattctcgttgcCTCATAAAATGAaggctgaaccactggagtcacatagactattttaacattgtttttcatacctttctggaccttgaaagtgtcaATTGAGTCGCTGTATACAGAGGGGCCTGAGAactctcagatttcataaaataattcttaatttgtgttctgatgGTTTTGGAAAGATATGAGGAGTAATTAATAACAATTTTAAGttttgggtcaactatcccttATCCATGCACATCTTAGCACACAAAAAACATCTCCATTTAAGATGTgtgattacttttttttatgcatttatacTTTTCACAATGTGTTGCAGTGATAAAACAGTCataaatatacataactataaaGTTATAGTAAAGCAGTTAACAGACATGTCCATGAGAAACAAGATGTGAAAGTTCAGAGGTAGAATAGCGACCATTACAATTTTTTACACACTCCCTCCTGTACATTGACACTGTAATAACAGATCAAGAACCATATGCCTTGGTTCACTCAGAAGTGATGGCAGATCACCACGGTGTACATGGATATGGACAGTCTCTGATATAAGACTCCAGAGTTCCAGTTGATACTTCCATCAATGAGGTGTAGGTTGTCAACTGTAAAGAATTTGATGTAGAAATTTCATCAGACACACTCTCTtactcataaaataaaataagcatgacatacagtgaggaaaataagtatttgaacaccctgctattttgcaagttctcccacttggaaatcatagaggggtctgaaattgtcattgtaggtgcatgtccactgtgagagacataatctacaaataaaaataaaatccagaaatcacaatataagattttttaactatttatttgtatgatacagctgcaaataagtatttgaacacctgtctatcagctagaattagGGCGggttctgcacatgggacagggcgactgcactgaaatgctataaaatctcttgcgtgttcaaatgagttccgttatccatcccgagacgagcgtgaaatgttgaatcggattatgcagattgctttagtgtagtgcgatatcttttgaaaccagaagcaattttcTAATtctgagagatttttgctgaaattatttctcacaaggaagttttcaaatgactgatttgatgtgatgagctttgctgattaatttactaataaacatttgtggtaatttcccactttataaactcaaaacttgcataattgttctcattcacgtgcaatatacccgcgctaatatcagaccttgtggtatcgatttaatatcggtacttcggtattagattgtggtaccgtaccgaagccaaaattgtggtatcgagccatccctaaaacctggtgaaaaactacaggaaacgtttgacctctgtaatttcAAACAAAggaacaaaggctactgtaccaaatattaacattggttttctcaggtgttcaaatacttatttgcagctgtatcatacaaataaataggcaaaaaaaaaatcatacattgtaatttctggattttttttagattatgtctctcacagaggacatgcacctacgatgacaaatTTTAGACCCCTCCAtaatttctaagtgggagaacttgcaaaatagcagggtgttcaaatacttagtTTCCTCACTGTATAGTTTGTGGCTTTTGAATGCATTTGAAAGGCAGACTTACCTGATTCAGAACTGGTTGTGTTGACAGAACATTATATATTGATGACAGAGAAATGCTctatggaaaaaaaaagtttttgtccATTACAAAATACATTCATGAAAGTTCAGTTACTAATTACACTCATTTTAAAAGTGCTTGTAAAAAGTGCTTTAAATTGCTACTTCAAAGCCATTTTATTTCTAACAGAAAAAGCTACATACTGCTTGTGTGGTTTGATTCATGCACTTCATTGCCGGGGTTCTGCGGTCATCTAAGATCATAGGCTTTTCCCAGTGATCATAGTTCGTTTCCAGGACATACCATCTCCCAAGCTTCAAGTCAAGTCTTAAACATCACCAACAGTAACAACAAACTCAGAGGGCAGTTTTAAACATTGCAGACAGAAATGTGATTCTTCTGTGAgatatgatttactcactcccAGATGTCTAACGTGTTTATTCTAGTTCTGGTTATCACACAACCCTGACCCGTTTGGTTACCACCCAAGATGAAGTAAGCTGGTGCAAGGAGTTTCGTCAGAGAGAGCTGGGCTTTGGCATCCTCATAACttcaagaaaagaaaaaaacagatgCAGATGATTAGATAAAGGCAGCACATCACTGAAAACACTAAAAGCACTCATAAATTTGACCAGCAAGTGAAAATTGGATATTTTTGCACATTTCTGAGCAATTTTGAAGCAGCAATGTCACGGAATGTGAGGTAGAAGCGTGCCTTCAGAGTGTGTGACTGGCTGCCGGCACGATTCTACGTCGCGATTCTTCTGTATTTATTAATGAGTATGAGCTGTATTACACAAGATTGCATTACAGCGGCGAATTCAAACAACACGAGTGATGAGTTTAACAACGTTCAGCATGTGGATCACTTAGATCAGATACAGACCGGAGCGAGTgcgttacatttttttatggacATAATAGATTACATATACTCTagcagggacgtgcacaggatttttgaggggcagttgctctgacctaaaaaagggacccccccccccacccccaaccGAAACACCCCACCCCCCATGATCTGTCCaattacatattattgttattgccattatcattattatttcaatgccccctagtggtatttatgttctgctcaggaaaaatattataggtggggctatttttttgcaggggggtctgggggtttctcccccaagaattttttttatttcgtagatgtgatttcctgcattttggtgcgtttgaggccatttcccttgcctataccaataaagaactcaaaccagtcaatatcaatagtctaataaaaaaagacaatattaatttaactgccatcaACAGTTTATGATCGTCCATTTGTTATACCTTTCCGACAACGTTAAGTCTCACCCGACAACGGCGACAATCTCCTTCTAGTGCCGCTCATGCTGGCTCAGCCAAGGCGGTTAGAAGGATTTTGGGGGCCCCAAGCAAAATGGACATGGCTAACTTTCTACAGATAAAcgggtaatgattaaaaaatgtttgtaaaactttaagaaaccattttaaaacatctataaacattacatagatagacagaccaaatattcctaacactttgttaagggttactagttggtttgtaaactgtctataaacattatctggatggttattatgaagttgcaacagatgaatataatacctgttaaatagttaataaacagtaacagtaaaacatgtgggttgtcctgatactgtacttcaaaatgcaacagtgtaaaaattgccacacagaataaagtaactgttcaagatccattggtaacttataaaaataatatcatatttgcataaactgttactaccatatatcccgacactagcacattaaagcagcactaggtaacttttcaaccttcataatatattttttaagactcttgtgatgataaatcgacttacaataggttgaatgacacgtctgccatagcctgatggggtctgtatcgtttttaatcgtacttttaaacttcgggtttcgggtagtaacccgagaaaaagaaaagaactacaaaactcgactgctttacggcatatacgtcacttccaccaacacacacacttccttacattcggacgtgcgagcccaactttgttcgtcggataatatagtcatgtctgaagcagcagagacaaataagaaagaaaaggttttgttggaggaaagcaataagaggaaatgaaaaaatgatgggattaaaggcaggacgaggatcaaaatgtgaccagcgtttgctcgttggcgtgagctgaaggaggcgtgcccgaccgatgctgtcctgcttgttacggtgagctaccactcaaacattgaactgaagtatcatatagattctgtaaaacggtaaccaatagactactataatgacgctggcttgtaaacgtgagcatcgtgattatttggcgtttgaaaaaaataaaacccatgaaattatattcatatgacatgctggagcatatgccactgactgtaacgttacctgggatgaagacatttcacacgcgacgccagaagaactcctcttgcagttttcaggggaactgctgcaccgacccgcgggacgcttttatgaagttatttggccgcaccgcaccactgtatatatttttacaacccgccgcgcacccgcgaccattaaacagacatacggggtccgcgggttatgagacgaaccgcgcatcactagttcagggctatcagggctgtcatgtcaacaaatgcatgcgcgatggcatcccctgttgtaggaggacagctcttacgacagtagttgaggacattattttttccaaactgtagggggaccccgagagcaaaagtagccaagtggggctttaagataagctatgaaaaaaatcatgttcctctgcctctttctggttaaataatgtttataataatagttaatgctatattaactattccaggttatttatgcatagcataaaaatagttagtatagcatgctatgccactttcatcaaaacctattacaaagctatagcaattttatgtcattaaatacgataaacagttattctggaacagatctgcgtcttccttatcccgttaaaaaaacatattacagtaAGTAACCATATTCCATCCGTTcgaaaaaaaagttgcactaactgttcgttacaagcagcatttgccaggcaggtaacgttagctaacataaacatatttttgctagcctacctgctgcaaaattacaccatttttgtacaaataaagctatttgatatagtgtaatttatcacttaccactatcttgttttttctcttttttcttttctggcttcctaaagcataattccgcttcatgatcgccgaggaggttttgtattttgccGGCAGCAGAGATAGCGTGATTGGGTGGCTGTTGTCAGCGACGACTGAGAGGGCCCCCTTGAGGGGGATTCCGATAACAGTGTCAttgcactttactgcattgactatcaaaggggcgctcaagcagtttgtcgttgcattttattcttaacctgtcgctgtcttgaggccccaggccagctcggtgccccaagcaattgcttgacttTCACTTTCGGACGGGTACCCAAATATGGAAGTGAACGAGGCtttgcgattttttttttttttgtatcttggcctacgtgaaattctgcatccattgtacggtttttttaatttatttttttccacctcggaagggcaacgtgagtcgagaagggcatatgggcagttgcccgggcaacctgagcaacccccctgtgcacgtccctgtaCTCTAGTACTCTAAATAAGGACTAGCATCGTGTATGCGCACACATTTAATCATGTTTTCTTCCAATGAAATGTGCAATCAAGGACACTGATACAGCTGTATGTCTGATCATTAACGCAATGGCACAATTCATTATTCTGATAAACAGAAGACCATGATGTAGACCGAAAATacaaagaagaatgggcaaaaaagtAAAAGGCAGTCTTTCtgtattaaaaaatgttcacccaaaaatgaaaattatttcattaattactcaccctcatgtcgttggacacctgtaacaccttcgttcatcttcagaacacaaatgaagatatttttgttgaaagctgatggctgagaaaggcttcaaaaaggcctccattggcattcagtacatttccactctcaagacccataaaaggcactaaagacttcgtcacaaagtccatctcactacagtggctgtacaataattttacaatgcgacgaaaatagttattgtgcgcacaaaaatcaaaataacgatataatccaccaaattattgacgtgaactcgatgcatgcgcgagaatatgacgcagctccgccggtcgaatcatagcgaatacatgacccggaagaggaggagcgccgctatcgcgtgagttccaggtgagttcacgtccgagacctacacggaaaacaatatcttggcagataaagtcattatttcgattttttttgcgcacaaaaactgttctcgcCGCTTGGTACAATTAtagtacagccactgtagtgagatggactttgtaacaaagtctttagtgccttttattggtcttgtgagtgggtcagtggaaatacactgaatgccaatggaggcctttctgaagcctttctcagccatcagctttcaacaaaaatatcttcatttgtgttctgaagatgaacgaaggtcttacaggtgtccaacgacatgagggggagtataatgaaaacatattttaatttttgggtgaactaacccattaacCTGAtgtttgtcatttgtttatagaCACGAGTGCtcttaaatgtatagaaaataTTATTAGAGCTTTTAAATGTTCTTCTGCTTTTTAGGCAGTTTGGTATTATAAAgggttattttaaaataatatttgaataaagggtaAAGATGTCAATTTTCATAGGCTGTTCGATACGGTGTAGATTTTTCTTGAACTGACAAAGCTGTTGCGCTATTACAATACAGTGTGTGACTAAGAACTTTAAGACTCTTGGTCATGACAGCAAAATCAAGGAAGTTGCGCTTTCATGTTACGCTAGTGTTGTTGAATTTACCTTGTAGCATTTTCCAGGACTTTGCGAGTAAGAAAACCCATCCACATTCCATCTCTCTCTCCAAGAATCCATTCCAAAATCCCTGTGAGAGTTGATAATGTTATCTAACCATTCATCCATCAACAACATCTAGCTGCACCCATGATTTGTAGCTTAACTTGAGAAGAAATGAATATGGTTGTGTATTGTTAGTCGTTTAGAAACTTATAACATTCAAGCAGAACTGTTTATACAGCTGACATTTTCAGATTTCATTTGTCAAGATCATTATGAAATCTTACCTATGTAACCCCCATCAACGTTGAAACGCTCATTCATTGTTAGGGTTAGTATAccctaaaaatgtaaaacaattacttgcttttacatttaaacaaagacaaacatTGTATTATTCATTCACTTACAGGTCTAACTCCAGTGAGCATGCCAACATATCCAGCTAAATTTGTTGATTTAAACACGGTTTTGTTATTCCTTTCGAAATTGACATTCACCACAAGAGGCTTAAGCTTCTCTGTTAAAGTCCATGTTTTATTCTGTCGATCCCACCTTCATGAAAAACACAATATTCTTATGACTTCATACAAAGAGCATATGCATGCTGCAGACCATTCAATGTGTTCCCAAACATCTAGTAAATAAACACATCCTACCCCATAAATAGTCCAAAGTCCAAATTCCGGGCATGATAAATATTTCCtgtaaaaagaagaaagaaaatacacaataaaacacctaaaatgtgttatttaatTTGACCAAAAACATTATGCTAACTGTTTTATATCTTCTCACCATTAATGTCTTCTGCTACAACTGAAGTGCATACAGTAAAAACTTCATAAAAGATATTGAACAGCGTAATCTCACCTAGAGgggtataaaataaaaaaattaaaaatcataGATTAAAGTTTGGGCCCCTTTATTAGCTTAGCGTCTTTGTTAAATTAGTCAGTGTCTGTTTTAATGGAGAGCACcactgttttttgtgtgttctttgattttatattgcattttattttgtgaCCCCTATTATTATATACTaaataaaatggaaaaacaACCAAAAAGATAATCAAAAGAGAAAAATCTCACCCAGAGGGATGCCAGAAACTGCTGCTATTCCCTTAATTTCTTCATTGAAAGGGTGTGGAAGTGTGTCCACAATCAATGGCTATAGGAAACAGTGAGATAAATCATagcacaatattattattataattatattaatattgtcTGATGTTGttctttaaaataagcatttttgttaGGCTTCCATGTATAGGTTTACCT from Pseudorasbora parva isolate DD20220531a chromosome 11, ASM2467924v1, whole genome shotgun sequence harbors:
- the asah1a gene encoding N-acylsphingosine amidohydrolase (acid ceramidase) 1a isoform X2, which gives rise to MKPTPVHDILIISLFIFSQLVRGLEDCRSGMYPPKGPTFKGNVTWYTVNLDLPPGERWTQVIKDKHTELITMVQTIKDMAMGFFHGKLIDLVDKELPLIVDTLPHPFNEEIKGIAAVSGIPLGEITLFNIFYEVFTVCTSVVAEDINGNIYHARNLDFGLFMGWDRQNKTWTLTEKLKPLVVNVNFERNNKTVFKSTNLAGYVGMLTGVRPGILTLTMNERFNVDGGYIGILEWILGERDGMWMGFLTRKVLENATSYEDAKAQLSLTKLLAPAYFILGGNQTGQGCVITRTRINTLDIWELDLKLGRWYVLETNYDHWEKPMILDDRRTPAMKCMNQTTQASISLSSIYNVLSTQPVLNQIMSLTVDMHLQ
- the fgl1 gene encoding fibrinogen-like protein 1 is translated as MSTSTMSVFFIIWMLCTLDLSDSVLDECQDETERLRVELKNLEVRHSKQQQLIQRLMNLNQMNEHTLKGGSIYDMGDKQYKDCAQIFKNFSRQSGFYMIKPLLSPTQIKVYCDMTDGGGWTVFQRRSDGNQSFDRDWNDYKTGFGDMKSSNGEFWLGNDNLHYLTSQDNYTLRINLQDFEGNHRFAVYRKFKVDNEQNHYQLQFGVYTGNAGDALSGSYHPEVQWWASHQGMKFSTRDRDNDRYDRSCAQEDKGGWWFNRCHSANLNGFYHRGPYSAVTDDGIVWYPWHGWWYSLKSVQMKIRPDNFEPNDV
- the asah1a gene encoding N-acylsphingosine amidohydrolase (acid ceramidase) 1a isoform X1, whose amino-acid sequence is MKPTPVHDILIISLFIFSQLVRGLEDCRSGMYPPKGPTFKGNVTWYTVNLDLPPGERWTQVIKDKHTELITMVQTIKDMAMGFFHGKLIDLVDKELPLIVDTLPHPFNEEIKGIAAVSGIPLGEITLFNIFYEVFTVCTSVVAEDINGNIYHARNLDFGLFMGWDRQNKTWTLTEKLKPLVVNVNFERNNKTVFKSTNLAGYVGMLTGVRPGILTLTMNERFNVDGGYIGILEWILGERDGMWMGFLTRKVLENATSYEDAKAQLSLTKLLAPAYFILGGNQTGQGCVITRTRINTLDIWELDLKLGRWYVLETNYDHWEKPMILDDRRTPAMKCMNQTTQASISLSSIYNVLSTQPVLNQLTTYTSLMEVSTGTLESYIRDCPYPCTPW